GATGTCCTCACCGCCCTGTACTTCATCTCCCGGGGCTCTATCGAGATCCTACGGACGGACGTGGTGGTGGCTATCCTGGGTAAGTGTCCACCCCCACGGGGAGTCTCTGGGGaaggggtgtggggtgggggggtgggggggtgtggggtgggggggggttagTCCTCAGTNNNNNNNNNNNNNNNNNNNNNNNNNNNNNNNNNNNNNNNNNNNNNNNNNNNNNNNNNNNNNNNNNNNNNNNNNNNNNNNNNNNNNNNNNNNNNNNNNNNNNNNNNNNNNNNNNNNNNNNNNNNNNNNNNNNNNNNNNNNNNNNNNNNNNNNNNNNNNNNNNNNNNNNNNNNNNNNNNNNNNNNNNNNNNNNNNNNNNNNNGCTGCTTGTCTTactctctgtcactgtcattTACTGCTGTTATGTTTGCTCTGAGCTTGTAGGTAAGAACGACATTTTTGGGGAACCAATCAATATGTACGCCCGCCCTGGCAAGTCGAACGCTGACGTGCGTGCACTGACCTACTGTGACCTTCACAAAATCCAGCGAGAGGACCTGCTCGACATACTGGACATGTATCCCGAATTCTCAGACCATTTCTGGTCCAACCTGGAGATCACCTTTAATCTTCGTGATGTGAGTACAATTCTTAttctcagagagtcatacagcacagaaacagacccttcg
This DNA window, taken from Chiloscyllium plagiosum isolate BGI_BamShark_2017 unplaced genomic scaffold, ASM401019v2 scaf_14715, whole genome shotgun sequence, encodes the following:
- the LOC122545532 gene encoding potassium voltage-gated channel subfamily H member 2-like; protein product: MRFKTTHAPPGDTVVHAGDVLTALYFISRGSIEILRTDVVVAILGKNDIFGEPINMYARPGKSNADVRALTYCDLHKIQREDLLDILDMYPEFSDHFWSNLEITFNLRD